The following are from one region of the Salinirussus salinus genome:
- a CDS encoding 30S ribosomal protein S19e, whose translation MTTLYDVPTEELIEAVADRLAEEDEVEEPDWLQFVKTGVDRELPPEQEDFWVRRAASLLRKVAVDGPVGVGSLRTEYGSTKQGSTRYRVRPRRQSQSSGKIIRTALQQLEEAGYVATAEGEGRTVTPEGQGFLDDTAAEVLEELDDPALERYA comes from the coding sequence ATGACGACGCTCTACGACGTCCCCACCGAGGAGCTGATCGAGGCGGTCGCCGACCGCCTCGCCGAGGAAGACGAGGTCGAGGAACCCGACTGGCTCCAGTTCGTCAAGACCGGCGTGGACCGCGAGCTCCCGCCCGAGCAGGAGGACTTCTGGGTCCGCCGGGCCGCCAGCCTGCTCCGGAAGGTCGCCGTCGACGGACCCGTCGGCGTCGGCAGCCTCCGCACCGAGTACGGCTCCACGAAGCAGGGCTCGACCCGCTACCGGGTCCGTCCCCGCCGACAGTCCCAGTCTTCCGGGAAGATCATCCGGACCGCCCTCCAGCAACTCGAGGAGGCCGGCTACGTCGCGACCGCCGAGGGCGAGGGCCGAACCGTGACTCCCGAAGGCCAGGGCTTCCTCGACGACACCGCCGCCGAAGTGCTCGAAGAGCTGGACGACCCCGCGCTCGAGCGGTACGCCTGA
- a CDS encoding DUF998 domain-containing protein: MSQPTSLHSRLGLSERSIAGFGLTVSGFLGFMGIITAEVLYPNYSTRQDISDLGSTRPPDPVIHEPSATVFNSTMLLTGAIVVISAYLLYRVMDRRGFPITLAVFGLGAFGVGVFPGNVTPWHGLFALLTFLTGGITVLLSARVVSRPFSLLCGLFGAVSFLTLVSVFFFGLVVGGPHPLEFLGGGGIERWVVYPLILWLLAFGGYLLAKAEETTRDTTA; encoded by the coding sequence ATGAGCCAACCTACCTCTCTTCACTCCCGACTCGGACTCTCGGAGCGGTCGATAGCGGGCTTCGGCCTCACGGTGTCAGGCTTCCTCGGATTCATGGGGATAATCACGGCCGAGGTCCTCTATCCGAACTACTCGACGCGACAGGATATCAGCGACCTGGGGTCGACACGCCCGCCCGACCCAGTGATACACGAGCCCTCAGCGACGGTCTTCAATTCGACGATGCTCCTGACGGGAGCGATAGTAGTCATCTCGGCATACCTGCTTTACCGGGTGATGGACCGCCGCGGGTTCCCGATTACGCTCGCCGTCTTTGGACTCGGCGCGTTTGGTGTCGGCGTCTTTCCGGGAAACGTGACTCCGTGGCATGGACTATTCGCGCTCCTCACGTTTCTTACGGGGGGTATCACAGTCCTCCTTTCCGCTCGGGTCGTTTCCCGTCCGTTTTCGCTTCTCTGTGGACTCTTCGGTGCGGTCTCCTTTCTCACTCTCGTCAGTGTCTTCTTTTTCGGACTGGTCGTCGGTGGTCCCCATCCGCTCGAATTTCTCGGGGGCGGCGGAATCGAGCGGTGGGTCGTCTATCCGCTCATCCTCTGGTTGCTCGCGTTTGGTGGCTATCTCCTGGCGAAAGCTGAGGAGACGACGAGGGATACTACGGCGTAG
- a CDS encoding DNA-binding protein, with protein sequence MSGDPSDEELEKLRQEKMEQLKEQQGGADEEAMEQQRQQAEAQRKAILRQSLTDGARKRLNTVKMSKPEVGEQVEQQIVALAQSGRIQGKIDEEKMKQLLQELTPDSKSFDIQRR encoded by the coding sequence ATGAGTGGCGACCCCAGCGACGAGGAACTCGAGAAGCTCCGCCAGGAGAAGATGGAACAGCTCAAAGAACAGCAGGGCGGCGCCGACGAGGAAGCCATGGAACAGCAGCGCCAGCAGGCCGAGGCCCAGCGCAAGGCCATCCTCCGGCAGAGCCTGACCGACGGCGCGCGCAAGCGGCTCAACACTGTCAAGATGTCCAAGCCGGAGGTCGGCGAGCAGGTCGAACAACAGATCGTCGCGCTCGCCCAGAGCGGCCGCATCCAGGGGAAGATAGACGAGGAGAAGATGAAACAGCTCCTCCAGGAGCTGACCCCCGACTCCAAGAGCTTCGACATCCAGCGGCGGTAA
- a CDS encoding DUF7411 family protein gives MEVGLLYSGGKDSTLAACLLDGLCDVTLCCGTFGVTDDHYQASEAGRRLGFETARLDLDPEVAREAVEEMVANGYPREGIQQAHEHALERAAGEWPAVADGTRRDDRAPTVDRPLAQSLEDRFGVSHLAPLAGVGRNAVDRLADAHLAVETGPSEELATGDYETELRALMRREHGQETVEAVFPEHVQSRVTGRRGRGSGADSE, from the coding sequence ATGGAGGTCGGTCTGCTGTACAGCGGCGGGAAAGACTCGACGCTCGCGGCCTGTCTGCTCGACGGGCTCTGTGACGTCACCCTTTGCTGTGGCACCTTCGGCGTGACCGACGATCACTACCAGGCCAGCGAAGCCGGCCGCCGGCTCGGCTTCGAGACCGCCCGGCTGGACCTGGACCCCGAGGTCGCTCGCGAAGCTGTCGAGGAGATGGTTGCGAACGGCTACCCCCGCGAGGGTATCCAGCAGGCCCACGAGCACGCCCTTGAGCGGGCCGCCGGGGAGTGGCCGGCCGTCGCCGACGGCACCCGGCGTGACGACCGCGCCCCGACGGTCGACCGGCCGCTCGCACAGAGCCTTGAGGACCGGTTCGGCGTCTCGCACCTCGCGCCGCTCGCGGGCGTCGGCCGAAACGCGGTCGACCGGCTGGCCGACGCCCACCTCGCCGTCGAGACCGGTCCCAGTGAGGAACTCGCGACGGGCGACTACGAGACCGAACTCCGGGCGCTGATGCGCCGCGAGCACGGCCAGGAGACCGTCGAAGCGGTGTTTCCCGAACACGTCCAGTCGCGGGTGACCGGGCGGCGCGGTCGCGGGAGCGGCGCGGACTCCGAGTAG
- the hisS gene encoding histidine--tRNA ligase, with the protein MYDRIKGFRDFYPGEMAARREVMDTVEGAARRYGFREVGTPALEPAEMYADKSGEEILEELYAFEDKGGREVALTPELTPTVARMVVAKQQALSKPIKWVSTRPFWRYEQVQQGRFREFYQTNVDIFGTSDPAADAEVLAVAADALTGLGLTADDFDFRVSHRDILGGLLESMDAGVDTREAIRAVDKRRKVERAEYMRLLEDAGLDGRQAEAFDDLLSTPEDRLGELVEFAGTDRVEAAVENLQAVLEAAADFGVREYCTLSLTTARGLDYYTGVVFECFDSTGEVSRSVFGGGRYDDLIEGFGGQPTPAVGFAPGYATLSLLCQRAGVWPAEELTTDYYVLQVGDTRSVAARVARDLRERGHVVESDVAGRSFGAQLDYADSIGAETVVIVGEQDLENDEVTVKDMETGDQTTAPVDDFPGDRGRPTYDDFA; encoded by the coding sequence ATGTACGACCGGATCAAGGGCTTTCGTGACTTCTACCCCGGGGAGATGGCGGCCCGCCGCGAGGTCATGGACACCGTCGAGGGGGCGGCCCGCCGCTACGGCTTCCGGGAGGTCGGCACGCCCGCCCTGGAGCCCGCCGAGATGTACGCCGACAAGTCCGGCGAGGAGATCCTGGAGGAGCTGTACGCCTTCGAGGACAAGGGCGGTCGGGAGGTCGCGCTCACGCCCGAACTCACCCCGACCGTCGCGCGGATGGTCGTCGCCAAACAGCAGGCACTCTCGAAGCCGATCAAGTGGGTCTCGACCCGGCCGTTCTGGCGGTACGAGCAGGTCCAACAGGGCCGATTCCGGGAGTTCTACCAGACCAACGTCGACATCTTCGGCACGAGCGACCCCGCCGCCGACGCCGAGGTTCTGGCGGTGGCCGCCGACGCGCTGACCGGCCTGGGGCTCACGGCCGACGACTTCGACTTCAGGGTCTCCCACCGCGACATCCTCGGCGGCCTGCTGGAATCGATGGACGCCGGCGTCGACACCCGGGAGGCCATCCGGGCGGTCGACAAGCGCCGGAAGGTCGAGCGCGCGGAGTACATGCGCCTGCTGGAGGACGCGGGGCTGGACGGCCGGCAGGCCGAGGCCTTCGACGACCTCCTCTCGACCCCCGAAGACCGGCTCGGCGAGCTCGTCGAGTTCGCGGGCACCGACCGCGTCGAGGCGGCCGTCGAGAACCTCCAGGCGGTCCTCGAGGCGGCCGCCGACTTCGGCGTCCGGGAGTACTGTACCCTCTCGCTGACCACGGCGCGGGGACTCGATTACTACACCGGCGTCGTCTTCGAGTGTTTCGACTCCACGGGCGAGGTCTCCCGGTCGGTGTTCGGCGGCGGCCGCTACGACGACCTCATCGAGGGCTTCGGCGGTCAGCCCACGCCTGCGGTCGGCTTCGCGCCCGGCTACGCCACCCTCTCGCTGCTCTGCCAGCGTGCCGGCGTCTGGCCCGCCGAGGAACTGACGACGGACTACTACGTCCTCCAGGTCGGTGACACCCGCTCCGTCGCGGCACGCGTCGCCCGCGACCTCCGCGAGCGCGGCCACGTCGTCGAGTCCGACGTCGCCGGCCGGAGCTTCGGCGCGCAACTGGACTACGCCGACTCCATCGGCGCCGAGACCGTGGTGATCGTCGGCGAGCAGGACCTGGAGAACGACGAGGTGACGGTCAAGGACATGGAAACGGGCGACCAGACGACCGCTCCGGTCGACGACTTCCCCGGCGACCGCGGCCGGCCGACCTACGACGACTTCGCGTAG
- the nadC gene encoding carboxylating nicotinate-nucleotide diphosphorylase, whose amino-acid sequence MSLVTDRQVEAWLREDLGHHDVTNHVAGDTVGRLVAKEAGVAAGIDAAVAVFEYMDVAAEPAVEAGDRVSAGDALLRVEGPARDVLRGERVAVNVAGHACGVATRTREAVDAARSVSDDVAVAGTRKTTPGLRGVEKRAVAAGGGDTHRLDLSHMVMVKDNHVAEMGLEGAVEHFREKASFATKVEAEVETPEDGPVAADAGADVVLFDNLSPAEVGRGVDLLPEDTLAEASGGITVDDVPAYAATGVDVVSMGSLTHSAPALDLSFRTG is encoded by the coding sequence ATGAGCCTCGTCACGGACAGACAGGTCGAGGCCTGGCTCCGCGAGGACCTCGGCCACCACGACGTGACCAACCACGTCGCCGGCGACACGGTGGGGCGGCTCGTCGCCAAGGAGGCAGGGGTGGCGGCGGGCATCGACGCCGCGGTCGCCGTCTTCGAGTACATGGACGTGGCGGCCGAGCCGGCAGTCGAGGCCGGCGACCGCGTCTCGGCCGGCGACGCGCTCCTCCGCGTCGAGGGGCCGGCCCGCGACGTCCTGCGGGGCGAACGCGTGGCCGTCAACGTCGCCGGTCACGCCTGCGGGGTCGCGACCCGGACGCGGGAGGCCGTCGACGCCGCCCGGTCGGTCAGCGACGACGTCGCGGTCGCGGGCACCCGCAAGACGACGCCCGGCCTCCGGGGCGTCGAGAAGCGCGCCGTCGCGGCCGGAGGCGGTGACACCCACCGTCTCGACCTCTCTCATATGGTCATGGTCAAGGACAACCACGTCGCCGAAATGGGTCTCGAGGGTGCTGTCGAACACTTCCGGGAGAAGGCCTCTTTCGCCACCAAGGTCGAGGCCGAGGTCGAGACGCCCGAGGATGGTCCGGTCGCCGCCGACGCGGGCGCGGACGTCGTCCTCTTCGACAACCTCTCACCCGCCGAGGTCGGGCGCGGAGTCGACCTCCTGCCCGAGGACACGCTCGCGGAGGCCTCGGGCGGGATCACCGTCGACGACGTGCCGGCGTACGCGGCGACCGGCGTCGACGTGGTCTCGATGGGATCTTTGACCCACTCGGCGCCCGCGCTGGACCTGTCCTTCCGGACGGGGTAG
- a CDS encoding L-aspartate oxidase, which translates to MPGPRDTDVLVVGAGIAGLSAALAADREGADVTLATKATRPESASTWWAQGGIAVSRDDPAQFKRDIVDASAGTADPGAVDVLVDNADSAVRDVLVDTIGVDFDTNGEGFDYGQEAAHDEPRILHVEAATGKHVHVPFLNYVADETDVRVLEDTAALELLGHEGAVYGAMLERDGGITPTYAGATVLATGGIGALYPRSTNPADATGDGIAMAALAGADVADMEYVQFHPTAYVGDEAGESFLVSEAVRGEGAILRNGDGERFMPDYHEDADLAPRDVVARAVEAEREATGEVVLDVSPLDFEGEFPSLAGKCQDAGVDLPTVPVAPAEHFLCGGVDVDDRGRSSLGRLYAVGECARTGVHGANRLASTSLLEGLVWGLRAGEDAVGNDIRTVEPPELLDRDPELPDNFAAGKFRRLRRVMAEQVGIERTTDGLSRAQAVLRRLKGEVDAYARTRTSRSLYELRAASVVALLVARAAAENRESVGCHYLVDGADDGTERPGATVDTA; encoded by the coding sequence ATGCCGGGACCACGCGACACCGACGTCCTCGTCGTCGGCGCTGGGATCGCCGGCCTCTCGGCCGCCTTGGCTGCCGACCGCGAGGGGGCAGACGTGACGCTCGCGACGAAAGCCACCCGTCCGGAATCGGCCTCGACCTGGTGGGCGCAGGGTGGGATCGCGGTCAGCCGCGACGACCCCGCCCAGTTCAAGCGGGACATCGTCGACGCCTCGGCCGGCACCGCCGACCCCGGTGCTGTCGACGTGCTCGTCGACAACGCCGACAGCGCGGTCCGCGACGTGCTCGTCGACACTATCGGGGTGGACTTCGACACGAACGGCGAGGGGTTCGACTACGGCCAGGAGGCCGCCCACGACGAACCCCGCATCCTCCACGTCGAGGCCGCCACGGGGAAGCACGTCCACGTGCCCTTCCTGAACTACGTGGCCGATGAAACCGACGTCAGGGTGCTGGAGGACACCGCCGCCCTCGAACTGCTGGGTCACGAGGGGGCGGTCTACGGCGCGATGCTCGAACGCGACGGCGGGATTACCCCCACCTACGCCGGCGCGACTGTCCTCGCCACGGGCGGGATCGGGGCACTCTACCCCCGGTCGACGAACCCCGCCGACGCCACCGGTGACGGCATCGCGATGGCCGCACTCGCGGGGGCGGACGTCGCCGACATGGAGTACGTCCAGTTCCACCCGACAGCCTACGTCGGCGACGAGGCAGGCGAGAGCTTTCTCGTCAGCGAGGCCGTCCGCGGGGAGGGCGCCATCCTCCGAAACGGCGACGGCGAGCGGTTCATGCCCGACTACCACGAGGACGCCGACCTCGCGCCCCGGGACGTGGTCGCCCGCGCGGTCGAAGCCGAGCGCGAGGCCACCGGCGAGGTGGTGCTCGACGTCTCCCCGCTCGACTTCGAGGGCGAGTTCCCCTCGCTCGCCGGGAAGTGCCAGGACGCCGGCGTCGACCTCCCGACGGTCCCGGTCGCGCCCGCCGAGCACTTCCTCTGTGGCGGGGTCGACGTCGACGACCGGGGCCGGAGTTCGCTGGGCCGGCTCTACGCGGTCGGGGAGTGTGCCCGCACCGGCGTCCACGGGGCGAACCGGCTGGCCTCCACCTCCCTGCTCGAGGGGCTGGTCTGGGGGCTGCGCGCCGGCGAGGACGCCGTCGGCAACGATATCCGGACCGTCGAGCCGCCGGAGCTGCTGGACCGGGATCCGGAACTTCCGGACAACTTCGCCGCCGGGAAGTTCCGCCGCCTGCGCCGCGTGATGGCCGAGCAGGTCGGCATCGAGCGGACGACCGACGGGCTGAGCCGGGCCCAAGCGGTCCTCCGGCGGCTCAAGGGCGAGGTCGACGCCTACGCCCGCACCCGCACCTCGCGGTCGCTGTACGAACTCCGCGCGGCCTCGGTCGTCGCGCTGCTGGTCGCCCGGGCGGCCGCCGAGAACCGGGAGTCGGTTGGCTGTCACTACCTGGTCGACGGAGCGGACGACGGGACCGAACGGCCGGGCGCGACCGTGGATACGGCATGA
- the nadA gene encoding quinolinate synthase NadA: protein MPEMETAAFETDLSLFKYDNLEQLPPAYRDLSEGERTERIEAALDELGDDVVILGHNYQRREIVEHADFVGDSYGLSREAAATDADYVIFGGVTFMAESADIITDASQSVILPSMEASCPMAGMAEALQVDAAWAELTAATDEEVIPITYMNSYADLKAFCAEQGGLVCTSSNAADAFEWAFDRGEKVLFLPDKYLGTNTAHELGMAEETVEWDPWDPESKDAIKAVDNDIILWEGYCQVHERFREHHVEQVRSDHPEANVVVHPECRREVVEAADVVGSTATITETVENADPGETWAIGTEIHLANHLDRWNPEVEVLPLCGDACMDCNAMRQIDPNYLTWVLEELLEGRERNVIEVDPETKERAGVAMDRMMEL from the coding sequence ATGCCCGAGATGGAAACCGCGGCGTTCGAGACGGACCTGAGCCTCTTCAAGTACGACAATCTGGAGCAGTTGCCGCCGGCCTACCGCGACCTGAGTGAAGGTGAGCGGACCGAGCGCATCGAGGCCGCACTCGACGAACTGGGCGACGACGTCGTGATCCTGGGGCACAACTACCAGCGCCGGGAGATCGTCGAGCACGCCGACTTCGTCGGCGACTCCTACGGCCTCTCGAGAGAGGCCGCGGCGACCGACGCCGACTACGTCATCTTCGGCGGGGTGACGTTCATGGCCGAGTCGGCCGACATCATCACCGACGCCAGCCAGTCGGTGATCCTCCCCTCGATGGAGGCCTCCTGCCCGATGGCGGGGATGGCCGAGGCGCTGCAGGTCGACGCCGCCTGGGCCGAGCTGACGGCCGCCACCGACGAGGAGGTCATTCCCATCACCTACATGAACTCGTATGCGGACCTGAAGGCCTTCTGTGCCGAGCAGGGCGGCCTCGTCTGCACGTCCTCGAACGCCGCCGACGCCTTCGAGTGGGCCTTCGACCGGGGCGAGAAGGTGCTCTTTCTGCCCGACAAGTACCTCGGCACCAACACCGCCCACGAGCTGGGGATGGCCGAGGAGACCGTCGAGTGGGACCCCTGGGACCCCGAGTCGAAAGACGCAATCAAAGCCGTCGACAACGACATCATCCTCTGGGAGGGGTACTGCCAGGTCCACGAGCGGTTCCGGGAGCACCACGTCGAACAGGTCCGCAGCGACCACCCCGAGGCGAACGTGGTCGTCCACCCCGAGTGTCGCCGGGAGGTCGTTGAGGCTGCCGACGTCGTGGGGTCGACGGCGACGATCACCGAGACCGTCGAGAACGCCGACCCCGGTGAGACCTGGGCTATCGGCACCGAGATCCACCTCGCCAACCACCTCGACCGCTGGAACCCCGAGGTGGAGGTACTACCGCTGTGTGGGGACGCATGCATGGACTGCAACGCCATGCGCCAGATCGACCCCAACTACCTGACGTGGGTGCTTGAGGAACTCCTCGAGGGCCGGGAGCGCAACGTCATCGAGGTCGACCCCGAGACCAAGGAACGCGCTGGCGTGGCGATGGACCGGATGATGGAGCTGTGA
- a CDS encoding ABC transporter permease — MSQTRTTFEMGLREYARTPVLLALLVFLPAYVIVFFTRVMPERTVPVDLPGAGLTPVGLKPMVAVLMTPMVAALIGGVAGLFLMQSARDVDSRLVVVGAAPRTILLARFGLLGFATLLASAVAVTVMSLTYVPDQLAWFVLATVVSGLTYGAIGALVGLVSNRLAGIYVLMFGPFLDIFLAQSPLAEGAPAVAPYLPGHYTVEMAFDAAFTAGVDLATVAWGLVYLAVVAAVAWVAFSRSLRSA; from the coding sequence ATGAGTCAGACGCGGACCACCTTCGAGATGGGGCTGCGCGAGTACGCCCGGACGCCCGTCCTGCTCGCCTTGCTGGTCTTCCTGCCCGCGTACGTCATCGTCTTCTTCACGCGGGTCATGCCCGAGCGGACCGTCCCGGTCGACCTCCCCGGCGCGGGGCTGACGCCCGTCGGCCTGAAGCCGATGGTCGCGGTGCTGATGACGCCGATGGTCGCCGCGCTCATCGGCGGGGTCGCGGGGCTGTTCCTGATGCAGTCCGCCCGCGACGTCGACAGCCGGCTGGTCGTCGTCGGGGCTGCTCCGCGGACCATCCTGCTCGCCCGCTTTGGCCTGCTCGGGTTCGCGACGCTGCTCGCGAGCGCCGTGGCGGTCACCGTCATGTCCCTCACCTACGTCCCCGACCAGCTCGCGTGGTTCGTCCTCGCGACGGTCGTCTCGGGGCTGACCTACGGCGCCATCGGGGCCCTCGTCGGGCTGGTGTCGAACCGGCTCGCCGGCATCTACGTCCTGATGTTCGGGCCGTTCCTGGACATTTTCCTGGCACAGAGCCCGCTTGCGGAGGGGGCGCCCGCCGTCGCGCCCTACCTGCCGGGCCACTACACCGTCGAGATGGCCTTCGACGCCGCGTTCACCGCCGGCGTCGACCTCGCGACTGTCGCCTGGGGCCTCGTCTACCTCGCGGTCGTCGCCGCCGTGGCGTGGGTCGCGTTCTCCCGGTCGCTCCGCTCGGCGTGA
- a CDS encoding ABC transporter ATP-binding protein: MPNIRSEVAADGGIADERPDGTSRPEETARDGETGGEVVLRATGVEKAYGSRLPFRRRVEVLTGADIEVRAGEVVGIVGANGSGKSTLMKILVGALEADAGTVESSGRVGWCPQEELLYDRLTVRETFRLFGEAYGMDREAVADARDRLADQLGFEEFLDYRVDHLSGGNRQKVNLAVALMHDPDVLLLDEPYTGFDWDTYLAFWELTEQLKERGTSVAIISHLINERERFDRIFELADGTLEDVTEEGSTQAGEAGVR, from the coding sequence ATGCCGAATATTAGATCAGAGGTCGCGGCCGACGGTGGTATCGCCGACGAACGCCCCGACGGGACATCCCGCCCAGAGGAGACGGCCCGCGACGGCGAGACGGGCGGCGAAGTGGTGTTGCGGGCGACGGGGGTGGAGAAGGCCTACGGCTCCCGGCTTCCCTTCCGCCGGCGCGTGGAGGTGCTGACCGGCGCCGACATCGAAGTTCGCGCGGGCGAGGTGGTCGGCATCGTGGGCGCGAACGGCTCGGGGAAGTCGACGCTGATGAAGATCCTCGTCGGCGCGCTCGAGGCCGACGCCGGGACCGTCGAGTCGAGCGGGCGGGTCGGCTGGTGTCCACAGGAGGAACTCCTGTACGACCGGCTCACCGTCCGGGAGACGTTCCGGCTGTTCGGCGAGGCCTACGGGATGGACCGGGAGGCCGTCGCGGACGCCCGGGACCGCCTGGCCGACCAGCTCGGGTTCGAGGAGTTTCTGGACTACCGGGTCGACCACCTCTCCGGCGGGAACCGCCAGAAGGTCAACCTCGCGGTCGCGCTGATGCACGACCCCGACGTGCTCCTGCTCGACGAGCCCTACACCGGCTTCGACTGGGACACCTACCTCGCGTTCTGGGAGCTCACCGAGCAGCTCAAAGAGCGAGGGACGTCGGTGGCGATCATCTCCCACCTGATCAACGAGCGCGAGCGGTTCGACCGCATCTTCGAACTCGCCGACGGCACCCTCGAAGACGTCACCGAGGAGGGCTCGACGCAAGCCGGCGAGGCGGGGGTGAGGTGA
- a CDS encoding GbsR/MarR family transcriptional regulator, which produces MTTDDDRENETGEPEEVAAAREEVVEAMARGAEVYGIKSSYGRLYGTLYFADGPLSLDDLVERSGYAKSTVSTAMSAMERFHLVRRRSIPGEGKKAYFEVERDLWYAFQQFLDGQVRREVDVMTRALEDAESRLEAAEGEAAEHALERVRELRGVYRRGEQAIDLLTSQRLERLSELVGRLRDE; this is translated from the coding sequence ATGACCACGGACGACGACCGCGAGAACGAGACCGGCGAGCCGGAGGAGGTCGCGGCCGCCCGGGAGGAGGTGGTCGAGGCGATGGCCCGGGGCGCGGAAGTCTACGGGATCAAGAGCAGCTACGGCCGGCTCTACGGCACGCTGTACTTCGCGGACGGGCCGCTCTCGCTCGACGACCTCGTGGAGCGCAGCGGGTACGCGAAGTCGACGGTGAGCACCGCGATGAGCGCCATGGAGCGGTTCCACCTCGTGCGCCGGCGGTCGATCCCCGGCGAGGGCAAGAAGGCCTACTTCGAGGTCGAGCGGGACCTGTGGTACGCCTTCCAGCAGTTTCTCGACGGGCAGGTCCGCCGCGAGGTCGACGTGATGACCCGGGCGCTGGAGGACGCCGAATCCCGGCTCGAGGCGGCCGAGGGCGAGGCCGCGGAGCACGCCCTCGAGCGGGTCCGCGAACTCCGGGGCGTCTACCGCCGCGGCGAGCAGGCGATCGACCTCCTGACGAGCCAGCGTCTGGAGCGGCTGTCGGAACTGGTCGGGCGGCTCCGGGACGAGTGA
- a CDS encoding hydroxymethylglutaryl-CoA reductase, which produces MTDGTGGAADPQRLADRVREGDLRLHELEDHADPGTAATARRRLVEAETGADLSAVGEYSFDPAATEGNVENLMGGAGVPMGVAGPVPVDGGAADGEYYLPMATTEGALVASVNRGLGTIRAAGGATARVTDSGMTRAPAFRVEGVAEAAEVVEWVEANEDRLREAAEATTSHGELLEVSPYVVGDSVFLRFVYDTKDAMGMNMATIATREAADVLEAETPAELVALSGNLCSDKKPAAVNAIEGRGRTVTADVLIPRDLVEERLGTTPEAMAEGNSRKNHVGSLKAVTLGGNAHAANTVAAVFLATGQDAAQVVEGANAITTMEVREEGLYASISFASLEVGTVGGGTDLATQAEGLEVLGLAGGGDPPGSNADALAEVIAVGALAGEISLIAAFCSRHLASAHEELGR; this is translated from the coding sequence ATGACCGACGGTACCGGCGGCGCGGCCGACCCGCAGCGACTCGCCGACCGCGTCCGCGAGGGCGACCTGCGGCTCCACGAACTCGAGGACCACGCCGACCCCGGGACGGCGGCGACGGCCCGCCGCCGGCTGGTCGAGGCCGAGACCGGCGCCGACCTCTCGGCGGTCGGCGAGTACAGCTTCGACCCGGCGGCGACCGAGGGCAACGTCGAGAACCTGATGGGCGGGGCGGGGGTCCCGATGGGGGTCGCCGGCCCCGTTCCCGTCGACGGCGGCGCCGCCGACGGCGAGTACTACCTCCCGATGGCCACCACCGAGGGCGCGCTCGTCGCCAGCGTCAACCGCGGGCTCGGGACCATCCGCGCCGCCGGGGGCGCGACCGCCCGCGTGACCGACTCGGGGATGACCCGCGCGCCCGCCTTCCGGGTCGAGGGCGTCGCCGAGGCTGCCGAGGTCGTCGAGTGGGTCGAGGCAAACGAGGACCGGCTCCGGGAGGCCGCCGAGGCGACCACCAGCCACGGCGAACTGCTGGAGGTGAGTCCCTACGTCGTCGGCGACTCGGTCTTCCTGCGGTTCGTCTACGACACAAAGGACGCGATGGGGATGAACATGGCCACCATCGCGACCCGCGAGGCCGCCGACGTGCTCGAGGCGGAGACGCCCGCCGAACTCGTGGCGCTGTCGGGGAACCTCTGCTCGGACAAGAAACCCGCCGCGGTCAACGCCATCGAGGGCCGGGGCCGGACGGTCACCGCCGACGTCCTCATTCCCCGCGACCTCGTCGAGGAGCGACTGGGGACGACCCCGGAGGCGATGGCCGAAGGAAACTCGCGGAAGAACCACGTCGGCTCGCTGAAGGCCGTCACCCTTGGGGGCAACGCCCACGCCGCCAACACCGTCGCCGCGGTCTTCCTCGCCACCGGCCAGGACGCCGCCCAGGTCGTCGAGGGGGCAAACGCCATCACCACCATGGAGGTCCGCGAGGAGGGGCTGTACGCCAGCATCTCGTTTGCCTCTCTTGAGGTCGGTACGGTCGGCGGCGGGACCGACCTCGCCACCCAGGCCGAGGGGCTCGAGGTCCTGGGGCTGGCCGGCGGCGGCGACCCGCCGGGGAGCAACGCCGACGCGCTCGCAGAGGTGATCGCAGTGGGGGCGCTCGCCGGCGAGATATCGCTGATCGCCGCCTTCTGCTCGCGTCACCTCGCCTCCGCTCACGAGGAACTCGGGCGGTAG